A segment of the Candidatus Neomarinimicrobiota bacterium genome:
TTCCTCTCTCGCGGGGTAGATATCTGTCACTATGGCCACATCACTCATCATGAGTGAGCGTGCAAAATCTTCATAAAAGTCCCGGGTCCGGGTATAGAGGTGAGGCTGAAAAACGGAGATGATCCGTCTATCCCACCCACTCTTTACAGAGCTCAGAGTTGCTGTAACCTCGGTGGGATGGTGAGCATAGTCATCCACGACCATGATGCCATCGTAGATCCCTTTGACTTCAAACCTTCTTCTGACGCCGTTGAATTTCTCCAGTGCTTGCTTAATTGTGCTGAAATCGATGTTCATTTCCGTTCCCAGTGCGACCGCTGCCAGGGCGTTCTTGACATTGTGGCCCCCCGGCAATCTCAGATGAATGTTTCCGAGAGTCCTGCCCTGTCGTTTTACCTTGAAATCCGAATAGATTTCGTGAAACTCAATTTCCTGAGCCTGAAGGTCCGCCCGGTCACTAAATCCATAGGTAATTGATGGCCGACTGATATTGGGGAGAATCTGACGGCAGAAGGTCTCATCGATACAAATAACCACCGATCCGTAGAAAGGTATTGCATTAGCGAACTGAGCGAATGCCCTGAGAAGATCCTCTTGATCCTCATAGCATTCCATGTGATCCATATCAATGGTAGTGATGACGGAATAAGTGGGATGGAGCCGGAGAAAACTCCTGTCGAATTCGTCTGCTTCCGCCACGATCGTATCCCCTGAGCCAAGAACGGCGTTGACATCGAGACTTCTGACGACCCCTCCCACGACCAGAGTGGGATCGAGATTCGCCTCTGTCAAGACTGCACCGATCATGGAAGTGGTTGTCGTCTTCCCGTGTGTGCCACCCACGGCCACACTGGTGGGCTTGAGTTTGAGGATCTCTGCCAGCATCTCGGATCGTGAAATCACCGGAATATTTTTGTTCCTTGCGGCCTCAAGCTCGACATTATTCCTTTCGATGGCCGATGAATATACCGACAGATCACAATCGTCCACGTTTGCATAATCGTGACCTTCCATGATTTCGGCACCTTTTGCCTGTAGCCTTCGGGTGATTTCAGACGACTCCAGGTCCGATCCGGTCACCTTGAATCCGAGATTCAACAACAACTCTGCGATTCCGCTCATGCCGATGCCGCCGATTCCGACAAAATGGACCTTCTTGATTCTCCCAAACATCATGCTTCCGCCAGAGCTACTATCTGGTTAACTATCTCCTTGGCGGCGTCGGGCGTTGACAGTGACCTCGCGGTCGTCCCCATCTTCGACAATTTCCGGGGATCAGTTATGAGAGTTTCAACTTCTTTGACAAACCGCTCCGGAGAGAGATGGGACTCGAGAATAACTTCTGCTGCACCAGCGTCCTCGAAAATCTTGGCGTTCCTTGTCTGGTGGTCCGCGGAAGCACCACGAAAAGGAATCAGTAGGGACGGTTTCCCGCAATGCGCAGTTTCGGCCAGGGTCAGGGCTCCTGCCCTTGACACAATAAGATCGGCGGCGGAATACGCCGGACCGACTCGCTCCAGAAATGGAAAGATGCGCAAGCCCGAAAATCTCGATTCAATGGGGCTGAGGGTGTCGTAATGCAAGGGGCCCGTCTGCCAGATCACCTGAATGCTCAATCGATGGCACAGATCGTCCACCGATGCGGAAACCACCTGGTTGATCGCCTTTGATCCCTGACTACCGCCGATAATCGTAAGGATTGGCATTTCAGGGGAAAGCCGGAAATCCTTTATGGCCTCGGCCTTGCTCATCTCAAGAAGATCTTTCCTCACGGGATTCCCCGTAACGACGAACTTTTTTTTTTGAGATACTGGCCCGATTCGGCATAGCTGAGACATACGACATGCACCCTTGATGAGAGCCAGCGCGTGGTAAAGCCGGGATAGGAA
Coding sequences within it:
- the murC gene encoding UDP-N-acetylmuramate--L-alanine ligase, with the translated sequence MMFGRIKKVHFVGIGGIGMSGIAELLLNLGFKVTGSDLESSEITRRLQAKGAEIMEGHDYANVDDCDLSVYSSAIERNNVELEAARNKNIPVISRSEMLAEILKLKPTSVAVGGTHGKTTTTSMIGAVLTEANLDPTLVVGGVVRSLDVNAVLGSGDTIVAEADEFDRSFLRLHPTYSVITTIDMDHMECYEDQEDLLRAFAQFANAIPFYGSVVICIDETFCRQILPNISRPSITYGFSDRADLQAQEIEFHEIYSDFKVKRQGRTLGNIHLRLPGGHNVKNALAAVALGTEMNIDFSTIKQALEKFNGVRRRFEVKGIYDGIMVVDDYAHHPTEVTATLSSVKSGWDRRIISVFQPHLYTRTRDFYEDFARSLMMSDVAIVTDIYPAREELIQGVSGEMIVDSAKAMGHREISWIKEKADVVRTLADIAKAGDLVITLGAGDIWQVCDEFVKLLQKQKVSA
- a CDS encoding glycosyltransferase; its protein translation is MRKDLLEMSKAEAIKDFRLSPEMPILTIIGGSQGSKAINQVVSASVDDLCHRLSIQVIWQTGPLHYDTLSPIESRFSGLRIFPFLERVGPAYSAADLIVSRAGALTLAETAHCGKPSLLIPFRGASADHQTRNAKIFEDAGAAEVILESHLSPERFVKEVETLITDPRKLSKMGTTARSLSTPDAAKEIVNQIVALAEA